A region from the Neomonachus schauinslandi chromosome 2, ASM220157v2, whole genome shotgun sequence genome encodes:
- the LOC110573080 gene encoding pyridoxal phosphate homeostasis protein → MWRAGSMSAELGVGFALRAVNERVQQAVARRPRDLPAIQPRLVAVSKTKPADMVIEAYSHGQRTFGENYVQELLEKASNPKILSSCPEIKWHFIGHLQKQNVNKLMAVPNLFMLETVDSVKLADKVNSSWQKKGSPERLKVMVQVNTSGEESKHGLLPSETVAVVEHINAKCPSLEFVGLMTIGSFGHDFSQGPNPDFQVLLSLREELCKKLNIPTEQVELSMGMSMDFQHAIEAGSTNVRVGSTIFGERDYSKKPALDKSAADPKAPVEVAQGH, encoded by the exons ATGTGGAGAGCAGGCAGCATGTCGGCGGAGCTGGGAGTCGGGTTCGCACTGCGGGCAGTGAACGAGCGCGTGCAGCAGGCGGTGGCACGGCGGCCGCGG GATCTCCCAGCCATCCAGCCCCGGCTAGTAGcagtcagcaaaaccaaaccTGCAGACATGGTGATTGAAGCCTACAGTCATGGCCAGCGTACTTTCGGGGAGAACTAC GTTCAAGAACTGCTAGAAAAAGCTTCAAATCCTAAA ATTCTGTCTTCATGTCCTGAGATCAAATGGCACTTCATTGGCCACCTACAGAAACAAAATGTCAACAAATTGATGG CTGTCCCCAATCTCTTTATGCTGGAAACCGTGGATTCTGTGAAGTTGGCAGACAAAGTGAACAGTTCGTGGCAGAAAAAAGGTTCTCCTGAAAGGTTAAAGGTTATGGTCCAGGTTAACACCAGTGGAGAGGAGA GTAAACACGGCCTTCTGCCTTCAGAGACAGTAGCCGTGGTGGAACACATAAATGCCAAGTGCCCCAGCCTGGAATTTGTGGGGCTGATGACCATAGGAAGCTTTGGCCATGATTTCAGTCAAGGACCAAATCCGGACTTCCAG GTGTTACTGTCCCTCCGAGAGGAGCTGTGTAAAAAGCTGAacatccccactgagcaggttgAGCTGAGCATGGGCATGTCCATGGACTTCCAACATGCA ATTGAAGCGGGATCTACGAATGTCCGAGTAGGAAGCACCATTTTTGGAGAGCGAGATTACTCCAAGAAACCTGCCCTGGACAAGTCGGCAGCCGACCCGAAGGCGCCGGTGGAGGTGGCACAGGGACACTGA